The Chryseobacterium geocarposphaerae genome window below encodes:
- a CDS encoding polysaccharide biosynthesis protein — translation MFKDKVLLITGGTGSFGNAMLKGFLNSDLKEIRIFSRDEKKQEDMRIEYKNDKLNFVIGDIRNFDDVNQAMMDVDFVFHAAALKQVPSCEFYPMQAVQTNIQGAENVLEAAARNNVSRVVVLSTDKAVYPINAMGISKAMMEKLAVAKARDPRIQKNEAIITATRYGNVMCSRGSIIPLFIKQIKEGKPLTITNPEMTRFMMSLDDSVELVMFAFKNGNPGDIFVQKSPGATIQVLAQALKELFNADNEINIIGERHAEKKYETLCSKEEMAKAEDLGRFYRVPADFRDLNYTKYVQEDGPKLVDDEYNSDNTQRLSVEELKKLLLTLDYVKDELATHIK, via the coding sequence ATGTTTAAAGATAAAGTTCTCTTAATTACCGGTGGAACAGGTTCATTTGGTAATGCCATGTTGAAAGGCTTTTTAAATTCTGATTTGAAAGAAATAAGAATTTTTTCTCGTGATGAGAAGAAACAGGAAGATATGCGAATTGAATATAAAAATGACAAATTAAATTTTGTAATTGGTGATATTCGTAATTTTGATGATGTAAATCAGGCAATGATGGATGTTGACTTTGTATTTCATGCTGCTGCCTTAAAACAGGTTCCTTCTTGTGAATTTTATCCTATGCAGGCTGTTCAGACCAATATTCAGGGAGCTGAAAATGTTTTGGAAGCTGCCGCAAGAAACAACGTTTCAAGGGTGGTTGTATTAAGCACTGATAAAGCTGTATACCCTATCAATGCAATGGGAATTTCTAAAGCAATGATGGAAAAACTAGCTGTTGCAAAAGCTAGGGATCCTCGCATACAGAAAAACGAAGCGATCATCACAGCAACACGGTATGGCAATGTAATGTGCTCCAGAGGTTCCATCATACCACTATTTATCAAACAAATTAAGGAAGGAAAACCATTAACAATTACTAATCCTGAAATGACGCGTTTTATGATGTCGTTAGATGATTCAGTTGAGTTGGTAATGTTTGCCTTCAAAAACGGAAATCCAGGGGATATTTTTGTACAAAAATCTCCAGGGGCTACTATTCAGGTTTTAGCACAAGCTTTAAAAGAATTATTTAATGCTGATAATGAAATTAATATTATAGGAGAAAGACATGCTGAAAAAAAATATGAGACCTTATGTTCTAAAGAAGAAATGGCTAAAGCTGAAGATCTAGGGAGATTTTATCGCGTCCCTGCAGATTTTCGAGATCTTAATTATACAAAATATGTTCAGGAAGATGGGCCAAAATTAGTAGACGATGAGTACAACTCTGACAATACTCAGAGACTTTCCGTGGAAGAACTAAAAAAATTATTACTTACCTTAGATTACGTAAAAGACGAATTAGCCACTCATATAAAATAA
- a CDS encoding DegT/DnrJ/EryC1/StrS family aminotransferase: MLPLVKTSIPAKELLMPRLEEILYSGYIAQGEAVEEFERKFEQYIGGGNTLSLNSGTAALHIALILAGVKEGDEVISTALTAEPTNTSIKSVGAKIRYADVDIETGNISPDSIEKNINENTKAIIVVDYAGIPVDVKRIKEISEKYGIPVIEDAAHALGAKFNGKKTGNHFPFTIYSFQAIKHLTTIDGGALQILDNDLYEKGKIIRWFGLDKKLSRMDNNITMQGYKYHMNNVNATVGLAQLENIEELVQKYINNGKYLDENLKGVQGVETIKYYPNTEASYWLYTLKVENRDRFIKKMAENGIMASELHKRNDLHTFLNDFNSELPNLDQFYSKMVHLPCGWWVNKEDCDKMISLIKEGW, encoded by the coding sequence ATGTTACCGTTAGTAAAAACCTCTATTCCAGCTAAGGAATTATTGATGCCCAGATTAGAAGAAATTTTATATAGTGGCTATATAGCTCAAGGTGAAGCTGTAGAAGAATTTGAAAGAAAGTTTGAACAATATATAGGAGGTGGAAATACACTTTCACTTAATTCGGGTACGGCAGCCTTACATATTGCGCTTATTTTAGCAGGAGTAAAAGAAGGAGATGAAGTTATTAGCACTGCTTTAACAGCAGAACCTACTAATACATCTATAAAATCTGTAGGAGCAAAAATTCGATATGCTGATGTAGACATTGAGACCGGAAATATTTCTCCAGATTCTATTGAAAAGAATATTAACGAAAACACCAAAGCTATTATTGTTGTAGACTATGCTGGTATTCCTGTAGATGTAAAGCGAATCAAAGAAATATCAGAAAAATATGGCATTCCGGTAATTGAAGATGCGGCTCATGCTTTGGGAGCTAAGTTTAATGGAAAAAAAACAGGAAATCATTTTCCATTTACCATATACTCCTTCCAAGCAATAAAACATTTAACAACAATTGACGGAGGAGCATTACAAATTTTAGACAATGATCTTTATGAAAAAGGCAAAATTATTCGTTGGTTCGGATTAGATAAAAAATTAAGCCGAATGGATAATAATATTACTATGCAGGGATATAAATATCACATGAATAATGTGAATGCTACAGTTGGATTGGCCCAATTGGAAAATATTGAAGAGCTTGTTCAAAAATATATAAATAACGGAAAATATTTGGATGAGAATCTAAAAGGTGTTCAGGGAGTAGAGACGATTAAATACTACCCTAATACCGAAGCTTCTTATTGGCTTTACACCCTTAAAGTAGAAAATAGAGACAGATTCATTAAGAAAATGGCTGAAAATGGAATTATGGCCTCTGAACTGCATAAAAGAAATGACTTACATACTTTTTTGAATGATTTTAACTCAGAGCTTCCCAATTTAGATCAATTCTACAGTAAAATGGTACATTTACCTTGTGGATGGTGGGTTAATAAAGAAGATTGTGATAAAATGATTTCCTTAATAAAAGAAGGCTGGTAA
- a CDS encoding DegT/DnrJ/EryC1/StrS family aminotransferase yields MIPIFKPYMPKGIEQDLGNILHSGQLAYGKHGKNFEQELGNFIQNSKVLITATYNQALLIVLSALDLKPGDEIIASPVSCLASNQPFAIKGLTIKWIDVDPATSTMDISLLKNLISSKTKAIFNNIFCGYAGDLEEIYKIGKEFGIPVIDDCIEGFGTKFNGNYTGNTGADVTVFSFQTVRLPNTIDGGGLVFKDEKLYEKTKLIRDYGIDRTNFRLSNGEINPDCDIKLEGYGATMSEINSYIGLKQMENISDLLQIQKDNAEKWSVLFENRKDAMPLKIHAKCEPNFWIYGVLAEDKLKFIQDMKDSGYYATGVHVNNNIYSVFNNKINLLGVNEFMRKFVAIPSGWWFRK; encoded by the coding sequence ATGATTCCTATATTTAAACCTTATATGCCAAAAGGAATTGAACAGGATTTAGGTAATATCCTACATTCTGGACAATTAGCATATGGTAAACATGGTAAAAATTTTGAGCAGGAATTAGGAAATTTTATTCAAAATTCAAAAGTTCTTATTACTGCTACGTATAATCAGGCTTTACTGATAGTTTTATCAGCTTTAGATTTAAAACCTGGAGATGAGATCATTGCGAGCCCGGTAAGTTGTCTGGCAAGTAATCAACCTTTTGCGATTAAAGGTTTGACTATTAAATGGATTGATGTAGACCCTGCAACCAGTACCATGGATATAAGCTTGTTGAAAAATCTTATTAGTTCGAAGACTAAAGCTATTTTCAATAATATTTTTTGCGGATATGCAGGTGACTTAGAAGAAATTTATAAGATTGGAAAAGAATTTGGGATTCCTGTAATAGATGATTGTATTGAAGGTTTTGGAACAAAATTCAACGGAAATTACACAGGAAATACAGGGGCGGATGTAACAGTTTTCTCTTTCCAAACGGTGCGTTTACCGAATACTATAGACGGGGGAGGTTTAGTCTTCAAAGATGAAAAGCTCTATGAAAAGACCAAATTGATAAGAGATTATGGAATTGACAGAACCAATTTCAGGCTTTCCAATGGAGAAATCAATCCGGATTGCGACATTAAATTAGAAGGATATGGTGCAACAATGTCCGAAATCAATTCTTATATTGGTTTGAAACAGATGGAGAATATTTCAGATTTACTGCAAATTCAGAAAGATAATGCTGAAAAATGGTCTGTTCTTTTTGAAAATAGAAAAGATGCAATGCCATTGAAAATTCATGCAAAATGCGAGCCTAATTTTTGGATATATGGTGTTCTGGCGGAAGATAAATTGAAATTTATTCAAGATATGAAAGATTCAGGCTATTATGCGACAGGAGTGCATGTAAATAATAATATTTACTCAGTGTTTAACAACAAAATCAATTTGCTCGGAGTGAACGAATTTATGAGAAAATTCGTGGCAATTCCGTCGGGTTGGTGGTTTCGAAAATAA
- a CDS encoding acyltransferase produces MLKKIKNVLNYLLKSILVQLQEEFTVLRVKYYRRSGYDIHSSVYIASNCNIKGKVSIGEGSSLAHNCVLSGGNEGIEIRKNVMIAPNVVIIAFSHGTENNGIPMSKQNNSESKVVIEDDVWVAANCTIGNGVTIGTGSIIAANSFVNRDVEPFSIIGGVPAKLIRKR; encoded by the coding sequence ATGTTAAAAAAAATAAAAAATGTATTAAACTATTTGCTGAAATCAATATTGGTTCAATTGCAAGAAGAATTTACTGTATTAAGAGTTAAGTACTATAGGAGATCAGGATATGATATTCATTCTTCAGTTTACATTGCTTCAAATTGTAATATAAAGGGAAAGGTATCTATTGGGGAAGGTTCTTCTTTGGCACATAATTGTGTATTATCGGGTGGAAATGAAGGTATTGAGATAAGAAAGAATGTAATGATTGCACCAAATGTTGTAATCATTGCTTTTAGCCATGGGACTGAAAATAATGGTATTCCAATGTCCAAACAAAATAATTCAGAATCTAAAGTGGTAATTGAAGATGATGTATGGGTTGCAGCGAACTGTACAATAGGAAATGGGGTGACTATTGGAACAGGTTCTATAATTGCTGCAAACTCTTTTGTTAATAGGGATGTTGAGCCATTTTCAATTATAGGTGGTGTTCCTGCTAAATTGATAAGGAAAAGATAA
- a CDS encoding GNAT family N-acetyltransferase, which produces MEQIKTILIKHKDITVVLLKQIAELKSIRWNYSLENQLKWMNDNLKNEDYHLLIYVTDQLVAYTNFVDIQVGINKQPIPFKGIGNVCTAESGKGLGDLLMKSINEVIITHNWNGVLLCKDKLVGYYEKYGWILVDKNNIFSKQLQSINTLTFNLDSKIVFFEYNNVLF; this is translated from the coding sequence ATGGAACAGATCAAGACCATATTAATTAAGCACAAAGATATCACAGTTGTACTGTTAAAACAAATTGCTGAATTAAAATCAATTCGGTGGAATTATTCATTAGAAAATCAATTGAAATGGATGAATGATAATCTTAAAAATGAAGATTATCACTTATTGATTTATGTTACTGATCAGCTTGTAGCCTATACGAATTTTGTTGATATTCAGGTTGGGATAAACAAACAGCCGATTCCTTTCAAGGGTATTGGTAATGTATGTACAGCAGAATCAGGAAAAGGTTTAGGAGATTTACTAATGAAAAGTATCAACGAAGTCATTATCACACATAACTGGAATGGTGTCTTGCTTTGCAAAGACAAATTAGTTGGCTATTATGAAAAATATGGATGGATATTGGTTGATAAAAATAATATTTTTTCGAAACAGTTACAATCCATCAATACTTTAACCTTTAATTTAGATTCCAAAATTGTTTTTTTTGAATATAATAATGTTTTATTTTGA